In Paenibacillus sp. BIC5C1, a genomic segment contains:
- a CDS encoding GAF domain-containing protein: MHDELPSGIQEMIDGLRLSTSSDFCGLACLSGTMLRWSYTSGASNERVKRMEMRPGQDLVGTALRTGRTALSDAQSTGEHTPARCPLMLAERLVCAIAVPVFQQGSVPGAVLLLGNRLPCTFSPEMVRQTEQVAIQLQPKVYG, from the coding sequence ATGCATGATGAACTGCCATCTGGCATTCAGGAGATGATCGACGGCCTGCGCCTGAGTACCTCCAGCGATTTTTGCGGACTGGCCTGTCTGTCCGGCACGATGCTGCGCTGGAGTTATACATCCGGCGCCAGCAACGAACGGGTGAAACGCATGGAGATGCGTCCCGGACAAGATCTGGTTGGCACAGCGCTTCGAACTGGACGCACCGCTCTATCTGATGCACAATCCACCGGGGAGCATACACCCGCCCGTTGCCCGTTAATGCTTGCGGAGCGGTTGGTATGTGCCATAGCAGTGCCTGTCTTCCAGCAAGGAAGTGTTCCTGGCGCCGTGTTGCTCCTTGGCAACAGATTACCCTGCACGTTCTCACCCGAGATGGTCCGTCAGACCGAACAGGTCGCTATACAGCTGCAACCAAAAGTGTACGGATAA
- a CDS encoding Crp/Fnr family transcriptional regulator, with protein MGTVFTERTTQATQQEQTEASKMTRETGGILSFVTAEQWGLIEAKMQPKRVKSGYSLFLEGDEAGYLYYIRSGRVKLTKSTEDGKEIILSIQQTGDLIGEFGGIGGLSHSYSAEMAEKGELGIISLSDLESVLSKHGDLALKFLQWMALAQRITQSRFRDLLLYGKAGALASTLIRASNSYGRITPDGIVLDMKLNHTELSEMIGATRESVTRMLGAWKEQGTLDTVDGKLMIRDLAALRCMCGCPTFPSCPVELCRL; from the coding sequence ATGGGTACGGTATTCACAGAAAGAACAACCCAGGCGACACAACAAGAACAGACGGAGGCGAGCAAGATGACACGGGAGACAGGTGGAATCCTTTCGTTCGTGACAGCTGAACAATGGGGCTTGATCGAGGCAAAGATGCAGCCTAAACGGGTAAAGTCGGGGTACAGTCTCTTTCTGGAAGGCGATGAAGCCGGATACTTGTACTACATTCGCTCGGGAAGAGTGAAGCTGACCAAGTCGACTGAGGATGGGAAAGAAATCATTTTATCGATTCAGCAAACCGGGGATCTGATTGGAGAGTTTGGCGGCATCGGCGGATTATCCCATAGCTACAGTGCTGAGATGGCAGAAAAAGGGGAGCTCGGGATCATCTCGCTCAGCGACTTGGAAAGTGTGCTCAGCAAACACGGTGACCTTGCCTTGAAATTCCTGCAATGGATGGCGCTCGCCCAACGTATCACCCAGTCGCGTTTCCGTGATCTCTTGCTCTATGGCAAGGCAGGTGCACTCGCATCGACGCTCATTCGTGCCAGCAACTCGTATGGCAGAATTACGCCGGATGGCATCGTGCTCGACATGAAGCTGAATCATACCGAGTTGTCGGAAATGATTGGTGCCACGCGGGAGAGTGTAACGCGCATGTTGGGAGCCTGGAAAGAACAGGGGACGCTGGACACCGTGGATGGAAAGCTGATGATTCGTGACCTGGCAGCCTTGCGCTGCATGTGCGGTTGTCCTACATTTCCAAGCTGCCCGGTAGAGTTGTGCCGATTGTAA
- a CDS encoding transposase translates to MAKKGQTFQTYTEEFKLNAVRSYVEGSSSYKVVADREGIRNCSQLKVWVKKWKNGEVFDERKNNVPNPMKGRPRTAFSSVEEERDYLQAQVDYLKKRYPNLVKEKR, encoded by the coding sequence ATGGCCAAAAAAGGACAAACATTTCAGACGTATACCGAAGAGTTTAAATTGAATGCAGTTAGATCCTATGTCGAAGGTTCTTCAAGTTACAAAGTGGTCGCTGATCGCGAAGGAATTCGAAACTGTTCACAACTGAAGGTGTGGGTAAAAAAATGGAAAAACGGGGAAGTGTTTGATGAGCGAAAAAACAATGTTCCGAATCCAATGAAAGGACGTCCTCGTACTGCCTTTAGCAGTGTAGAAGAAGAACGGGATTACCTTCAAGCACAGGTGGATTATTTAAAAAAGCGGTATCCAAATCTAGTAAAGGAGAAGCGCTGA
- a CDS encoding IS3 family transposase: MDELRCSHGITRLLSITGIPRSSYYKWRATQPQRDARQDREREIKEHMMAIHFANREFGYPRMTTALWEAGLNVNHKKVWRIMRELSIQSVIRKKRKKSSYTPSVIYPNRLKRQFHATAPQQKMVTDITYIPNGSTFVYLSVIQDLFNNEIVAWQLSKRNDVQLVLDTVEQWTQKRDVSEAVLHSDQGFQYTSQAYNTRLEAFGVKGSHSRKATCLDNACIESFFSHLKTEKLYLNQCNSEVEIRQAVEDYMYNYNYRRFQAKLKQRAPIEYRCALAA; the protein is encoded by the coding sequence ATAGACGAATTGCGCTGCTCGCATGGCATTACACGCCTATTATCGATTACAGGAATACCCCGTTCCAGTTACTACAAATGGCGAGCAACACAGCCGCAGCGAGACGCAAGACAAGACCGTGAGCGTGAGATCAAAGAACACATGATGGCTATTCATTTTGCAAACCGAGAGTTTGGTTATCCTCGCATGACAACGGCGTTGTGGGAGGCTGGTCTGAACGTTAATCACAAGAAAGTATGGCGAATCATGCGGGAACTATCGATCCAATCGGTAATTCGTAAGAAGCGGAAGAAGTCCAGCTATACGCCATCTGTGATTTATCCGAATCGCCTGAAGCGCCAGTTTCATGCGACAGCACCCCAGCAAAAAATGGTGACGGATATTACCTATATTCCGAATGGAAGTACATTTGTTTACCTGTCCGTGATTCAAGACCTGTTCAACAATGAGATTGTAGCTTGGCAGTTGTCTAAACGGAACGATGTTCAGCTCGTATTGGATACGGTGGAACAATGGACACAAAAAAGAGACGTTTCAGAAGCCGTGCTCCATTCGGATCAGGGCTTCCAATACACGTCTCAGGCGTACAACACACGATTAGAAGCATTCGGCGTGAAGGGCAGCCACTCTCGCAAAGCAACCTGCCTAGATAACGCATGCATCGAATCCTTCTTTTCGCATCTCAAGACAGAGAAGCTGTACCTTAACCAGTGTAATTCAGAAGTAGAGATTCGACAAGCCGTGGAAGATTATATGTACAATTACAACTACCGACGCTTTCAAGCCAAACTCAAACAGCGCGCACCGATTGAATATCGATGCGCACTGGCAGCATAG
- a CDS encoding GNAT family N-acetyltransferase, producing MQLETERLIIRDILETDWESIHNYTSMTEVTQHTAWGPNTEEDTRDYVEFVLNSQQTQPREGFELAICLKKEGILIGGVGLHIEKTNAEIGYVLNPVYQGKGYAAEAARAMLGFGFNTLGVHRIYAKCRPNNKASENVMQKIGMQREGLMREHWFYKGEYHDSCLYSILAKEYIGE from the coding sequence ATGCAATTGGAGACCGAACGACTCATTATCCGGGATATTCTGGAGACAGACTGGGAGAGCATACATAACTACACATCCATGACAGAAGTTACTCAGCATACGGCATGGGGACCGAATACAGAAGAAGATACGCGAGATTATGTGGAATTTGTGCTAAATTCACAGCAAACACAACCACGAGAGGGCTTCGAACTGGCGATATGCTTGAAAAAGGAGGGCATCCTGATCGGTGGTGTTGGCCTTCACATCGAAAAGACAAACGCAGAAATCGGTTATGTGCTCAATCCCGTTTATCAGGGAAAAGGGTATGCTGCCGAAGCAGCCCGAGCCATGCTTGGCTTTGGCTTCAATACACTTGGCGTACACCGCATTTACGCGAAATGTCGCCCGAACAACAAGGCTTCAGAGAACGTTATGCAAAAGATAGGTATGCAGCGTGAAGGTTTGATGCGAGAGCATTGGTTTTATAAAGGGGAATATCATGATTCGTGTCTATATTCGATTCTAGCAAAGGAATATATAGGTGAGTGA